One region of Bacillus pumilus genomic DNA includes:
- a CDS encoding UPF0715 family protein, with protein sequence MRIFLPVFNYLCMLILSVITATFVYTMLFIPTESGFGYVEMTSLLILIAYVVFAAPIQLVLHRHPRRFRGRDLLVYFLAAWVICSALALWIDYGLVVFISYKVYLFSFCSALIYWVLDSVFLMKNRS encoded by the coding sequence ATGCGTATTTTTCTTCCAGTATTCAACTATTTGTGCATGCTGATCTTATCAGTCATCACAGCAACATTCGTATATACCATGCTATTTATCCCGACTGAATCAGGCTTTGGTTATGTGGAGATGACAAGTCTGCTGATTTTAATCGCTTATGTAGTGTTTGCTGCACCGATTCAGCTTGTTTTACACAGGCATCCTAGAAGGTTTCGAGGCCGTGACTTACTTGTATATTTTCTTGCGGCGTGGGTGATTTGCTCTGCGTTAGCGTTATGGATTGATTATGGACTGGTTGTGTTCATTAGCTACAAAGTCTATCTGTTTAGCTTTTGCTCAGCCCTCATTTATTGGGTGCTCGATTCTGTCTTTTTGATGAAGAACCGATCATAG
- a CDS encoding MFS transporter, with protein MKKVFYFGCVFYFFIGTIHVFFGSLTPYLLSSYDKGPGELSSLIFFQFIGFLTGVLLSPILVRKKGYGAVLTMGLLLMIGSLLLGLLVPGWSTLVLAGFFLGSGAGSLETTAGAYVISMANSAKRISIMEVFFGLGALLFPLVILLTVNEQTWHYVFLFQVGALTFFLMLWLTFMNKLPSGQMTAPSNGVRKPSLLVDRNNRIIVVIMICFAFFYAGIETNFANFLPSIMLEKGGDNWGLFAVSTFWTAIVIGRTVIARKADKLHPLRFLKLSAALMILLLVVFALTTHIAAQLLLIFFIGLCAAGMFPIALTASALMIENAIDEATSYFIAAASLGGACLSFLIGFSLEWAGAASAVFVFAFLAVLLFAAAIQMKRATKKETVLPQQSALKADR; from the coding sequence ATGAAAAAAGTATTTTATTTTGGCTGTGTCTTTTATTTTTTTATTGGGACCATTCATGTGTTTTTTGGCAGCTTAACTCCTTATTTACTGTCTAGTTACGATAAGGGTCCTGGGGAATTATCTTCTTTAATCTTTTTTCAGTTTATTGGTTTTTTGACAGGGGTTCTGTTATCCCCCATCCTTGTGAGGAAAAAAGGCTACGGCGCTGTTCTGACCATGGGTCTTTTGCTGATGATCGGGTCACTTCTGCTTGGGCTTTTGGTTCCTGGCTGGTCAACACTTGTGCTGGCAGGTTTTTTTCTTGGGAGCGGGGCAGGCAGTCTTGAGACAACAGCCGGAGCGTATGTGATTTCGATGGCAAACAGTGCGAAGCGAATCAGCATCATGGAGGTCTTCTTTGGGTTAGGAGCACTGTTATTTCCACTTGTGATTTTACTAACTGTCAATGAACAGACGTGGCACTATGTGTTTTTATTTCAAGTCGGTGCACTGACATTCTTCCTTATGCTCTGGCTTACCTTCATGAACAAATTGCCTAGTGGACAGATGACTGCTCCTTCCAATGGGGTAAGAAAACCGTCCTTACTTGTTGATCGAAACAATCGAATCATTGTGGTGATCATGATTTGCTTTGCCTTTTTCTACGCAGGGATTGAAACGAACTTTGCGAACTTTTTGCCGTCGATCATGCTGGAGAAGGGAGGAGACAATTGGGGTCTCTTTGCAGTCTCTACCTTTTGGACAGCGATCGTCATTGGCAGAACTGTCATTGCGAGAAAAGCTGATAAGTTGCACCCGCTGCGTTTTTTAAAGCTAAGCGCAGCACTCATGATTCTGCTGCTCGTTGTATTTGCCCTGACAACCCACATCGCCGCGCAGCTGCTTCTCATCTTTTTCATCGGTCTGTGTGCAGCTGGTATGTTCCCAATCGCACTGACTGCATCTGCATTAATGATTGAAAATGCGATCGACGAGGCGACGAGTTACTTTATTGCAGCCGCAAGTTTAGGCGGAGCCTGCTTGTCCTTCTTGATCGGCTTTAGTCTTGAATGGGCAGGAGCAGCAAGTGCCGTCTTTGTTTTCGCCTTCTTAGCTGTTCTTCTGTTTGCAGCTGCGATTCAAATGAAACGTGCTACGAAAAAGGAAACGGTCCTGCCGCAACAATCGGCGCTGAAAGCCGATCGATAA
- a CDS encoding LysE family translocator, with protein sequence MAVFFGYIFLGLSLSAPVGPVNAAQIDRGIKSGFWHAWIFGVGAMAADIVYMLLIYFGVAQLLTAPLVKTFLWLFGFFVLTYTGIESLRKINLQESPKKDVGNTSMGQSFMTGFFISLSNPLSILFWLGIYGSILANTIEKYGASQMLMYSLAIFIGMLIWDFSMALLASSFRRYLSERVLHGLSVLAGLSLLGFGAYFGYQGIMALIG encoded by the coding sequence GTGGCGGTGTTTTTTGGTTATATCTTTTTAGGGTTGTCACTTTCAGCGCCTGTTGGGCCAGTCAATGCAGCTCAAATCGACAGAGGGATTAAAAGTGGATTTTGGCACGCGTGGATTTTTGGTGTGGGGGCAATGGCTGCGGATATTGTCTATATGCTCCTCATCTATTTTGGTGTCGCCCAGCTTTTGACCGCACCTCTTGTGAAAACTTTTTTGTGGCTATTCGGCTTTTTTGTTTTGACCTATACCGGCATTGAGAGCCTACGTAAAATCAATTTGCAGGAGAGCCCGAAAAAGGATGTTGGAAACACTTCGATGGGTCAGTCATTTATGACGGGGTTTTTCATTTCTCTTTCCAATCCGCTCAGTATTTTATTTTGGCTTGGTATCTACGGCAGTATTTTGGCCAATACGATCGAAAAGTATGGGGCATCTCAAATGCTGATGTACAGCTTGGCTATTTTTATCGGCATGTTGATCTGGGATTTCAGCATGGCGCTGCTTGCTAGTTCGTTTAGGCGCTATTTAAGTGAACGTGTCTTACATGGCTTATCCGTGCTTGCAGGCTTATCTTTACTTGGTTTCGGCGCTTATTTCGGGTATCAAGGGATCATGGCGTTGATTGGGTAG